One window from the genome of Aliidongia dinghuensis encodes:
- a CDS encoding carbohydrate kinase family protein: protein MILVCGEALIDLFAGEPDGQALAARAIVGGSQFNVALGLARLGTPVGFLGGISTDRFGRFLADALEREGVDTRFLKLSQQPTPLAVVSTDAEGQPSYGFHSIDCAERDLEPADLPPIDAGITAVALGSYPIAVEPVGSTLLTLAERAAGRLVVSLDPNLRPSLIGDLDLWRQRFERFARTAAIIKLSREDLAIAFDAEPDAWAAEQLAGGARLVVVTDGAAGATAYHRQHRLHRPGRAVPVIDTVGAGDTFHAALLARLAQKNLLSRPALAGLELEALADLIDYAIGAAALTCMRRGADLPRRAEVEALLAGGADVPRA from the coding sequence ATGATCCTCGTGTGCGGCGAAGCGCTGATCGACCTGTTCGCGGGCGAGCCCGACGGCCAGGCCCTGGCCGCGCGCGCCATTGTCGGCGGTTCGCAGTTCAATGTGGCGCTGGGCTTGGCGCGGCTCGGAACGCCGGTCGGCTTTCTGGGCGGCATCTCGACCGACCGGTTCGGCCGGTTCCTGGCGGACGCGCTCGAGCGCGAGGGCGTCGACACGCGGTTCCTGAAGCTGAGCCAGCAGCCGACGCCGCTTGCCGTGGTCTCGACCGACGCTGAGGGCCAGCCGAGCTACGGCTTTCACAGCATCGATTGCGCCGAGCGCGATCTCGAGCCCGCCGACCTGCCGCCGATCGACGCCGGCATCACGGCGGTGGCACTCGGTTCCTACCCGATCGCGGTCGAGCCCGTTGGCTCGACCTTGCTGACGCTCGCCGAGCGCGCGGCGGGCCGGCTGGTCGTCAGTCTCGACCCGAACCTGCGGCCAAGCCTCATCGGCGATCTCGACCTGTGGCGCCAGCGCTTCGAACGCTTCGCGCGGACGGCGGCGATCATCAAGCTGAGCCGCGAGGATCTCGCGATCGCCTTCGATGCCGAGCCGGACGCCTGGGCCGCGGAGCAACTGGCGGGCGGCGCCCGGCTGGTCGTCGTGACCGACGGGGCGGCCGGCGCCACCGCCTATCACCGGCAGCACCGGCTGCATCGGCCGGGCCGCGCCGTCCCGGTCATCGATACCGTCGGCGCGGGCGACACGTTCCATGCCGCCCTGCTGGCGCGGCTGGCCCAGAAAAACCTGCTGAGTCGGCCGGCGCTCGCCGGCCTCGAGCTCGAGGCCCTTGCCGACCTCATCGACTATGCCATCGGCGCGGCCGCCCTCACCTGCATGCGCCGCGGCGCCGACCTGCCGCGCCGGGCAGAGGTCGAGGCGCTGCTGGCCGGAGGCGCCGATGTTCCTCGGGCTTGA
- a CDS encoding ABC transporter ATP-binding protein: MATLQMRDIQKSYGGLSVIKGIDLEVADRELVVFVGPSGCGKSTLLRMIAGLEDISGGDLYIDGKRMNEIGPADRGLAMVFQSYALYPHMTVRQNMGFALKLAHVSRQERERKVAEAARILQLEPYLDRKPGQMSGGQRQRVAIGRAIVRNPKIFLFDEPLSNLDAALRGQMRIELARLHEELNATMIYVTHDQIEAMTMADKIVVLQAGRIEQVGTPLQLYHHPANLFVAGFIGAPRMNFLKGRVAGADPTGVAIDLPSGARIAVPVEPGRARDGDAVTLGVRPEALRLDAAGPLAGTVRLVERLGGLTLIHVDLDRDGPVVVQIEGSDGTMPHQTVRLAVDPAACHLFDEEGAALDHIARHPLAHALAPSSLAH; encoded by the coding sequence ATGGCGACGCTTCAAATGCGCGACATCCAGAAGAGCTACGGCGGCCTGTCGGTCATCAAGGGCATCGACCTCGAGGTGGCCGATCGCGAGCTCGTGGTCTTCGTCGGCCCGTCCGGCTGCGGCAAGTCCACGCTCTTGCGCATGATCGCGGGCCTGGAAGACATCAGCGGCGGCGACCTCTACATCGACGGCAAGCGCATGAACGAGATCGGCCCGGCCGACCGCGGGCTTGCCATGGTGTTCCAGTCCTATGCGCTCTATCCGCACATGACGGTGCGGCAGAACATGGGCTTTGCCCTGAAGCTCGCCCATGTGTCGAGGCAAGAGCGCGAGCGCAAGGTGGCGGAGGCCGCGCGCATCCTGCAGCTCGAGCCCTATCTCGACCGCAAGCCCGGCCAGATGTCGGGCGGCCAGCGCCAGCGCGTCGCGATCGGCCGCGCCATCGTGCGTAACCCCAAGATCTTCCTGTTCGACGAACCCTTGTCGAACCTCGACGCCGCGCTGCGCGGTCAGATGCGCATCGAGTTGGCACGGCTGCACGAAGAGCTCAACGCGACCATGATCTATGTCACCCACGACCAGATCGAGGCCATGACCATGGCCGACAAGATCGTCGTGCTGCAGGCGGGCCGGATCGAGCAGGTCGGCACGCCGCTGCAGCTCTATCACCACCCGGCGAACCTGTTCGTCGCGGGCTTCATCGGCGCGCCGCGCATGAACTTCCTCAAGGGCCGGGTCGCCGGCGCCGACCCGACCGGCGTCGCGATCGACCTGCCGAGCGGCGCCCGCATCGCGGTGCCGGTCGAGCCCGGGCGTGCCCGCGACGGTGATGCCGTAACGCTCGGCGTCCGCCCCGAGGCGCTCAGGCTCGACGCGGCCGGGCCGCTCGCCGGCACGGTGCGGCTGGTCGAGCGGCTGGGCGGCCTGACGCTGATCCATGTCGACCTCGACCGGGATGGGCCGGTCGTGGTCCAGATCGAGGGCAGCGACGGCACCATGCCCCACCAGACGGTCCGGCTCGCGGTCGACCCGGCCGCCTGCCACCTCTTCGACGAGGAGGGCGCGGCACTCGACCATATCGCACGCCATCCGCTCGCCCACGCCCTCGCGCCCTCCTCGCTCGCACACTGA
- a CDS encoding carbohydrate ABC transporter permease, giving the protein MRTSTTTWVLTTLLGWGVAVLMFFPIFWMVLTSFKTEGTAIIPQLFFAPTLESYAEVQSRADYLSFAFNSVAVSVGGTALALAFAIPAAYAMAFHPSKRTRGTLLWMLSTKMLPPVGVLVPIYLLFRTIGLLDTRIGLIMIYALMNLPIVVWMLFTFFKEMPNEILEAGRMDGAKAWGEVWYLLLPLTLPGVASTALLSLILCWNEAFWSLNLTSSAAAPLTTFIASFSSPEGLFFAKLSAASTIAVAPILVFGWLSQRQLVRGLTFGAVK; this is encoded by the coding sequence ATGCGCACGAGCACGACCACTTGGGTCCTGACCACGCTCCTCGGCTGGGGCGTCGCCGTCCTGATGTTCTTCCCGATCTTCTGGATGGTGCTGACCAGCTTCAAGACCGAGGGGACGGCGATCATCCCGCAACTCTTCTTCGCGCCCACGCTCGAGAGCTATGCCGAGGTGCAGTCGCGCGCCGACTACCTGAGCTTCGCGTTCAACAGCGTCGCGGTCTCGGTCGGCGGCACGGCGCTCGCCCTTGCCTTCGCCATCCCGGCCGCCTATGCCATGGCGTTCCACCCCTCGAAGCGGACGCGCGGCACGCTCTTGTGGATGCTGTCGACCAAGATGCTGCCGCCGGTCGGCGTGCTGGTGCCGATCTATCTTCTGTTCCGCACCATCGGGCTCCTGGACACGCGCATCGGGCTCATCATGATCTATGCGCTCATGAACCTGCCGATCGTGGTCTGGATGCTCTTCACCTTCTTCAAGGAAATGCCGAACGAGATCCTGGAGGCCGGCCGCATGGACGGGGCCAAGGCCTGGGGCGAGGTCTGGTACCTGCTGCTGCCGCTGACCCTGCCCGGCGTCGCGTCCACGGCGCTGCTCTCGCTCATCCTGTGCTGGAACGAGGCGTTCTGGAGCCTCAACCTGACCTCGTCGGCAGCAGCACCGCTCACCACCTTCATCGCCTCGTTCTCGAGCCCCGAGGGGCTGTTCTTCGCCAAGCTGTCGGCCGCGTCCACGATCGCGGTGGCGCCGATCCTGGTGTTCGGCTGGTTGAGCCAGCGCCAGCTGGTGCGCGGCCTGACCTTCGGCGCAGTCAAATAG
- a CDS encoding carbohydrate ABC transporter permease yields the protein MLVAPSVAVLLLWMIVPLVMTLWFSLQYYNLLNPTGEGFAGLDNYRYLVTDPDFWVSLANTLILLASVLIITTVFGTLLAVLYDQPFPGRNVARLLVIAPFFVMPTVSALVWKNLMMHPIYGVLGFLARAMGLEPIDWFAEYPMASVIVILSWEWLPFALLILLTAVQSLDHEQREAARMDGAGPVAQFFYITLPHLGRAISVVVMIETIFLLTVFAEIFVTTSGGPGNATTNLAFLIYARALIQFDVGGASAGGVVAILLANIVAFFLVRTIARRLEV from the coding sequence ATGCTCGTCGCCCCCTCGGTCGCGGTCCTCCTCCTGTGGATGATCGTGCCGCTGGTCATGACGTTGTGGTTCTCGCTGCAGTACTACAATCTCCTGAACCCGACGGGTGAAGGCTTCGCCGGCCTCGACAATTACCGTTACCTCGTGACCGACCCGGATTTCTGGGTCTCGCTCGCCAACACGCTGATCCTGCTGGCGTCGGTACTGATCATCACGACCGTGTTCGGGACGCTGCTGGCCGTGCTCTATGACCAGCCGTTCCCCGGCCGCAATGTGGCGCGGCTCCTGGTCATCGCCCCGTTCTTCGTCATGCCGACGGTGAGCGCCCTCGTCTGGAAGAACCTGATGATGCACCCGATCTATGGCGTGCTGGGCTTCCTCGCGCGCGCCATGGGTCTGGAGCCGATCGACTGGTTCGCCGAATATCCGATGGCGTCCGTCATCGTCATCCTGTCCTGGGAGTGGCTGCCCTTCGCGCTCCTGATCCTGCTCACCGCCGTGCAGTCGCTCGACCATGAGCAGCGCGAGGCGGCGCGCATGGACGGCGCCGGGCCGGTGGCACAGTTCTTCTACATCACGCTGCCGCACCTCGGCCGCGCGATCAGCGTCGTCGTGATGATCGAGACGATCTTCCTCCTGACCGTATTCGCCGAGATCTTCGTCACGACCTCGGGCGGACCCGGCAACGCCACGACCAACCTCGCCTTCCTGATCTATGCGCGGGCCCTGATCCAGTTCGACGTCGGCGGGGCGTCCGCCGGCGGCGTGGTCGCGATCCTGCTCGCCAATATCGTGGCCTTCTTCCTGGTGCGGACGATCGCCCGCCGGCTGGAGGTCTGA
- a CDS encoding ABC transporter substrate-binding protein: MASNRTSAFTIASLALLTGLAPAGAARADATLTVATVNNGDMVVMQKLSSEFEKQHPDIHLRWVVLEENVLRQRVTTDIATKAGQFDIVTIGNYEVPIWAKQGWLAPFTDLPASYDTNDLLKPVRDALTYEGKLYGLPFYAESAMTYYRTDLFEKAGIKMPDHPTYTQIREFADKITDKSHQIYGMCLRGKPGWGENMAYVTSLVDTFGGQWFDMGWHAKLDTPEWKKAVTYYDDILKQDGPPGATSNGFNENLALFAGGHCGMWIDATVAAGLLYDKKQSQVSDKVGFAPMPVGDYAGGPTWLWSWNLGIPVSSKQKAAAESFVAWATSKDYLKLVASQNGWVAVPPGTRQSTYDSPDYKQVAPFAGFVLDAINTANPTGSTKEPRPYLGAQFVAIPEFQGIGTQVGQTIAATLTGQMTVDAALKAAQSATDRAVKQAGYQK; this comes from the coding sequence ATGGCCAGCAACCGCACCAGCGCCTTTACCATCGCGAGTCTTGCGCTCTTGACCGGGCTCGCCCCGGCGGGTGCGGCCCGCGCCGACGCCACGCTGACCGTGGCCACCGTCAACAATGGCGACATGGTCGTCATGCAGAAGCTCTCGAGCGAGTTCGAGAAGCAGCATCCCGACATCCATCTGCGCTGGGTCGTGCTCGAGGAGAACGTGCTGCGCCAGCGCGTGACCACGGACATCGCGACCAAGGCCGGTCAGTTCGATATCGTAACGATCGGCAACTACGAGGTGCCGATCTGGGCGAAGCAGGGCTGGCTCGCCCCCTTCACCGACCTGCCGGCGTCCTACGACACGAACGACCTGCTGAAGCCGGTGCGCGACGCACTGACCTACGAGGGGAAGCTCTACGGCCTGCCGTTCTATGCCGAGAGTGCCATGACCTATTACCGGACCGATCTGTTCGAGAAGGCCGGCATCAAGATGCCGGACCATCCGACCTATACGCAGATCCGGGAATTCGCCGATAAGATCACCGACAAGAGCCACCAGATCTACGGCATGTGCCTGCGCGGCAAGCCCGGCTGGGGCGAGAACATGGCCTATGTCACCTCGCTGGTCGACACGTTCGGCGGCCAATGGTTCGACATGGGCTGGCACGCCAAACTCGACACGCCGGAATGGAAGAAGGCCGTCACCTATTACGACGACATCCTGAAGCAGGACGGGCCGCCGGGTGCGACCTCGAACGGCTTCAACGAGAACCTGGCGCTGTTCGCCGGCGGCCATTGCGGCATGTGGATCGATGCAACCGTCGCGGCCGGCCTGCTCTACGACAAGAAGCAGTCGCAGGTCTCAGACAAGGTGGGCTTCGCGCCCATGCCGGTCGGCGACTATGCCGGCGGGCCGACGTGGCTGTGGAGCTGGAACCTGGGCATCCCGGTCTCGTCCAAGCAGAAGGCGGCGGCCGAGAGCTTCGTCGCCTGGGCGACGTCGAAGGACTATCTGAAGCTGGTGGCGAGCCAGAACGGCTGGGTCGCGGTGCCGCCCGGCACGCGGCAATCGACCTATGATTCGCCCGACTACAAGCAGGTGGCGCCGTTCGCGGGCTTCGTGCTGGACGCGATCAATACCGCGAACCCGACCGGCAGCACCAAGGAGCCGCGGCCCTATCTCGGCGCCCAGTTCGTGGCGATCCCGGAATTCCAGGGCATCGGCACGCAAGTGGGCCAGACGATCGCCGCCACGCTCACCGGCCAGATGACCGTCGATGCGGCCTTGAAGGCCGCGCAATCGGCAACCGACCGCGCAGTCAAGCAGGCCGGCTACCAGAAATAG
- a CDS encoding DnaB-like helicase N-terminal domain-containing protein codes for MVSLDHERRYGILDAERELIAAILEDNRVYRAVCHLLVPDHFLSPDHQRQFAAIARAIERGRPVDRCLAIEGRAFETGRPLIGFPPIDPLDHALMIYGSFLGRTAIGAATPDCSLDGAALS; via the coding sequence ATGGTCAGTCTGGATCATGAGAGGCGCTACGGAATCCTGGACGCGGAACGCGAGCTGATCGCCGCCATCCTGGAGGACAATCGGGTCTATCGCGCGGTCTGCCACCTGCTGGTGCCGGACCATTTCCTGTCGCCCGACCATCAGCGCCAGTTCGCCGCCATCGCCCGCGCGATCGAGCGGGGCCGCCCAGTCGACCGTTGCCTCGCGATCGAGGGCCGAGCTTTCGAGACTGGCCGGCCGCTCATCGGCTTTCCGCCGATCGATCCGCTCGACCATGCGCTCATGATCTACGGTAGCTTTCTCGGGCGTACCGCGATCGGCGCCGCAACCCCGGACTGCAGCCTTGACGGCGCGGCCTTAAGCTGA
- a CDS encoding sugar-binding transcriptional regulator, with protein sequence MAGKKTTRIQATKPSTAGLAPVPAIELDRMKRRLDQATRAAWLYYVGDKTQDEIAQRLNVSRQMAQRLIAMARTAGLVQFRIERRATECAELSEQLRTRYSLSFSDVVPFSGQDTPDVAVSAAEQIEAVLAETDPVILAIGSGRTLRSAVTQVFPSPCPQHRIVSLVGNITRLGRASPYEVVQRLSDLTGAEYHPMPMPVVADSIEEAAQMRSQRVYRLLHDLVRNAHTQFVGVGNVARGAPLHQDGFVSDAEMDELIALGAVGEICGRALDRDGRIVAHGTNARVMAIPLDDPPAPTRIGVAAGPLKVEALRAALRGGWLSGLITDEPTAAAILQD encoded by the coding sequence GTGGCAGGCAAGAAGACAACGCGCATTCAGGCGACGAAGCCGTCCACCGCCGGCCTGGCGCCGGTCCCGGCAATCGAACTCGATCGGATGAAGCGGCGGCTCGACCAGGCGACCCGTGCCGCCTGGCTCTATTATGTCGGCGACAAGACCCAGGACGAGATCGCCCAGCGGCTCAACGTCTCGCGCCAGATGGCGCAGCGCTTGATCGCCATGGCGCGCACGGCCGGCCTCGTTCAGTTCCGCATCGAGCGGCGCGCCACGGAATGCGCCGAGCTGTCGGAGCAGCTGCGCACACGCTATAGCTTGAGCTTCTCAGACGTGGTGCCCTTTTCGGGCCAGGACACGCCCGATGTCGCGGTCAGCGCCGCCGAGCAGATCGAGGCGGTGCTGGCCGAGACAGATCCGGTGATCCTGGCGATCGGCTCAGGCCGCACGCTCCGGAGTGCCGTCACCCAGGTGTTTCCTTCGCCCTGCCCGCAGCACCGCATCGTCTCGCTGGTCGGCAACATCACCCGGCTCGGCCGCGCCAGCCCCTATGAAGTGGTGCAGCGGCTCTCGGACCTGACCGGCGCCGAATATCATCCGATGCCGATGCCGGTCGTCGCCGACAGCATCGAAGAGGCGGCGCAGATGCGCTCCCAGCGCGTCTATCGACTGCTGCACGACCTCGTGCGCAATGCCCATACCCAGTTCGTCGGCGTCGGCAATGTCGCGCGCGGCGCGCCGCTGCATCAGGACGGTTTCGTCAGCGACGCGGAAATGGACGAGCTCATCGCCCTCGGCGCCGTGGGCGAGATCTGCGGCCGGGCGCTCGACCGCGACGGACGGATCGTCGCCCACGGCACCAACGCTCGGGTCATGGCGATCCCGCTGGACGATCCGCCCGCGCCGACACGGATCGGCGTTGCCGCCGGGCCGCTCAAGGTCGAAGCCCTGCGTGCAGCCCTCCGCGGCGGCTGGCTGTCCGGCCTCATCACCGACGAACCGACCGCGGCCGCGATCCTGCAGGATTGA